A stretch of Brassica napus cultivar Da-Ae chromosome C6, Da-Ae, whole genome shotgun sequence DNA encodes these proteins:
- the LOC125588851 gene encoding transmembrane protein 45A-like, with amino-acid sequence MGTLVGHVAPGFAFFALGLWHLYNNIKLFCLHPNTFTSSPWFPTSKLRHLELYFIMFSSSASIAMELFIGPKKHQPFASDGTIPSNHLHNFEHSSISMSFFIYAIFALVLDQARYKAVSKGLTILAAASAFAQQLFLFHHHSADHMGIEGQYHKLLQLVIFVSLLTTLMGIALPKSFLVSFVRSSSISFQGVWFIVMGYMLWTPSLIPKGCFLHEEEGHQVVRCSSDLALHRAKSLVNIEFSWFFVGTTIFGMSLYLILDGVYGENIEYSSLTTKDQVEEDGEKQEDIESLKMSNPGFVQMGKIFGDRETWKGDKI; translated from the coding sequence ATGGGAACACTTGTGGGACATGTGGCACCAGGTTTTGCCTTCTTTGCACTTGGTCTTTGGCACCTATACAACAACATAAAACTATTTTGTCTACACCCAAACACCTTTACTTCATCACCATGGTTCCCAACTTCCAAGCTCAGGCACCTAGAGCTCTACTTCATAATGTTCTCTTCATCAGCCTCCATAGCCATGGAGCTCTTTATTGGGCCCAAGAAACATCAACCCTTTGCCTCTGATGGCACGATACCTTCAAACCACCTCCACAACTTTGAACACTCCTCTATCTCTATGTCCTTCTTTATCTACGCTATTTTCGCACTAGTCCTTGATCAAGCAAGGTATAAAGCTGTCTCTAAGGGACTGACCATACTCGCGGCAGCCTCTGCCTTTGCTCAACAACTCTTCTTATTCCATCATCACTCTGCTGACCACATGGGCATCGAGGGACAATACCATAAGCTCCTCCAGCTTGTCATCTTTGTTTCTCTCCTTACCACTTTAATGGGTATTGCCTTGCCTAAAAGTTTCTTGGTAAGTTTTGTGAGATCATCAAGCATATCTTTCCAAGGAGTGTGGTTTATAGTGATGGGCTACATGCTTTGGACACCTAGCTTGATCCCCAAGGGGTGTTTTCTTCATGAAGAAGAAGGGCATCAAGTGGTTAGATGTTCAAGCGACTTAGCTCTACACAGGGCCAAGTCGCTGGTCAACATCGAGTTTAGCTGGTTTTTTGTTGGAACCACAATATTTGGCATGTCTCTATACTTGATTCTTGATGGAGTTTACGGTGAAAATATCGAATACTCAAGTCTAACCACTAAAGACCaagttgaagaagatggtgaaaaacaAGAAGACATCGAGTCGTTGAAGATGAGTAATCCAGGTTTTGTCCAGATGGGTAAAATTTTTGGAGATCGCGAGACGTGGAAAGGTGATAAAATCTAG